The Candidatus Marinimicrobia bacterium CG08_land_8_20_14_0_20_45_22 nucleotide sequence AAATATTTCCGTGGAATTTTTTCCGTCAGACAAAAAAGCCCCGACAATCCGGTGACAAATGCAGACATCGAAGCCGACAAATATCTTAAGTCGCAATTATTGGGGAGTTTTCCGAATGATGGTTGGCTATCGGAAGAAACGAAAGATCCCGAATCTTCGGTACGACTTTCCAAAGAAAGAGTCTGGATCGTCGATCCACTGGACGGTACGAAAGAATTCATCGCGGGGCGACCAGAATTTGTTGTCTCAATCGGTCTCGTGAAGAACGGAGATCCGATCCTTGGCGTGCTTTTCAATCCTGCGACCGACGAAATGTTTTCTGCAGATGAAGACGAGCCTTCCAATCTGAATGGAAGAGTGCTCGCAATTTCCCACGCCAAATTACTTTCCGAATCAACACTGATCGTTAGCCGGACGGAAGAACGCAATGGATTGTGGAATCCGTACCGGAAATACTTTAAGAATGCGGTGGTTTGCGGAAGCGTTGCATATAAACTGGCGTCTTTCGCCGACGGGCGCGCCGATGCGTTTATCAGTTTGAACCCTAAAAATGAGTGGGATGTCTGCGCTGGAGACTATCTGATTCGTCGGGCGGGCGGAATAATCACGACGCGAACCGGCAAACCTATCGTTTACAATCAACCGAATCCACACATTCCC carries:
- a CDS encoding 3'(2'),5'-bisphosphate nucleotidase CysQ, with the translated sequence MSAELKIAKQAAREAGQILMKYFRGIFSVRQKSPDNPVTNADIEADKYLKSQLLGSFPNDGWLSEETKDPESSVRLSKERVWIVDPLDGTKEFIAGRPEFVVSIGLVKNGDPILGVLFNPATDEMFSADEDEPSNLNGRVLAISHAKLLSESTLIVSRTEERNGLWNPYRKYFKNAVVCGSVAYKLASFADGRADAFISLNPKNEWDVCAGDYLIRRAGGIITTRTGKPIVYNQPNPHIPNGIIASLPNLAPALLLRFGR